The DNA region ctttttttttaaaaaaaaaactaattttcacgACAgcctaattttcaaatttaagtctAATTTTCAAGATCacgttttaaattttcaaaataagtttcaactttgaagcacttttcaaacataagttttcaaaaccgaaatttcaaaactaagtttgaaaaaaaaattttaaaataagtttcaactttgaaacactttttaaacatgagttttcaaaaccaaaatttcaaaactaagtttgaaaaataattttaaaataagtttcaactttgaaacactttgcaaacatgagttttcaaaaccaaaatttcaaaactaagtttgaaaaatctacttttcaaaattgattaaaatttatttttcaatactaaatttgtaaaggattcaattttcaaaaccttagtttataaaatccaatttaaaaacttagtttataaaagctagtttgcAAAAGTAGATTTAGATTTCCAAAAatcagatttaaaaaaatattaagaagagacattatttttaaagcggagaaaataattttggtgctaagtatgaaaataagttgaattaatcctccccctaaacatgACATTATTAAAATAGAGCTTTTGAAcatatttgctaagaatatttaatataagattttcaaagtaattttttttaaaataaattgaggtagaattttctaaagaaattttaaagaaaattaaaaaaataacacttaaggagataattaaaaaaataaacctccccctgaatttgatactcctttaatttattactctccttcaatttattaatcctccttattttattactctcccttaatataatgctaaggtttgggtgTATTAAATTTAAATCcctaacacatttttctacctaagtgttctaggggatttagtaacacttatattatttacataattatctctgtatccttggtataattatttatttgaggttgattaatcaataattaattttagattcaggtgcttaagttttagtttaaggttaaataatataagattttattaattcaataacaattaatcattatcaataatttatcgattaacttttacttgatttaatgatttaatacttattaaaataatttaaatttcgtattaattgattgaattgattaatgaaagtattagttataatttaactttttatttccttccttttaagtgggattaacttagtttaaagttagcattaattcgaagttaaatttattaaagttattaaacatagtTAAGATTCAATTTGAATCCATcgttaataatgataaattatgatATAATTATAGTGAAAGtgggattaacttagtttaaagttagcattaattcgaagttaaatttattaaagttattaaacatagttaaggttcaatttgaatcaatcgttaataatgataaattatgatttaattatagtGAAAGTGGGATTAACTTAGTTTAGCATTAATtcgaagttaaatttattaaagttattaaacatagttaaggttcaatttgaatcaatcgttaataatgataaattatgatttaattatagtgaaattaagattttgattaacgttaaaattaagatttattgagttaaattaaggttaagaattaattaactatttagtaaacgttaaagttaattttttgaaGTTCGTACTTCAATTATTCACttattaagtatttaattaagtttataatcttaaaatgatttttaaaagttttttttaaaaaaaataatttttaaaagaatttttaaaatgatttttaaaagtttttaaaagaattttttaaaagtttttaaaagaatttttaaaatgttttttttaagttttttaaaataatttttaaaatgattattaaaagtttttaaaagaatttttaaactgattttttttaaaaaaagttttttaaaataatttttaaaagaatttttaaaatgatttttaaaagtttttaaaataatttttaagagtttttagttaaaataatttttaagttaaaaataatttttaagatatttattaagtttaaagttaattaatttttaagtttaaagttaaaaataatttttaagtttaaaataaatttttaaagttaattttaaaaataaaattttaagattaaaataaatttttaaatttcgagatttaattttaattttaatttagttttaatttaagttttaatcttaaattcaaaatttaattttgatccttagtcatctcacctgatctaaattttcaatcagggaatcctatatttttgtgagatgaattagattcaattttagggtttggttttaacttgtgttagattcgggtttagctttgggttcaatagatagacattctctggataaacttctgggctatggtgagtcacttggacatcattagagtaaccatgccttcgagattttccaaatactcatatccactagacttagtacaaaactttggtctaactggttaggatccataaagggtagcttcggtcagttccacttagccaaatgcactaggtcgaagccatatcttcctagacatgcataaactaagcttccctaacgtactatcatccaaaatttcatcagtaccatttttcaagctAAACTTGTGTCCCCTTTTCTAATTAATCCTAAGTACCCTGCCGGTAGATTAGTTTGAGTTACCCTTCCGGGTACGTTAGTTTtgaaggtgtcagctattctggagcctccccttgaattattgacctttaatttaatttttcactttggttttatgtctatttcttttataattataatttacttgatgataggtcgagttttggtgagttttaaaatatttgaattttgaattttttggtttagatttgtattttggtttttgatttggtttatttgaatttatataatatattttttctttaggtatatagtattggttaagtcctacttgcgtgatcaaacacgctttcggaacccaggctttactcgttggtttgtgttgggttattaatgatttaaaagttttatttgagtttgacttatatccaagtccggttttgttatagcatgccttttgattatttaaaattagatctaaattttttgatcttgttataaatttttctaacatttcttttaaattattaacttctgattttagtgatagattctcctcctcaagtgttagatcttgagttggattattatttataatttgttctttgaggttttgattctcctcaaggagtgatttattttcactttctaatttatctaatttactatttaagcaagaaataattttaaaaaactttcgatttaaagttaggtatacctcttcggaaccttcagaaatgagtacggactcgtggttcgattcgggttcagacccgtcttccgattcgtcttctgACTCAGCTTCATAGGCCATTAGCGCAAGATGACTCTGGTGCTTCAGATCTTcgacctccgattcgtccgaggaggagtcgtcccacgtcgctttgagggtcTTCTTTTTGGTAAGCTTCGTTTTGTCGATCTTCAATTTCgaacactcattcttgtagtgccccttcttgttgcatccgtagcaTGTCACGTTCCTAGGTTCGGTTGGAgaactaatcttttgtagatccttcttgctgaagcttttctttctcctggtgaacatttttcttaccaagttcaccaggtactcttcgtttTCAAAGTCTTAgtcagagtcttcttcaagttcaggcttgatcttcttttctttggaggaacctgcaaataaagcaaaacctttctcggctccagcgttAGTCTGCTCATATAACTCTAATTcgtagaataattcatctaatttaagtttagagaggttcttagaaattttgtagacatccacgatagatgcccacaaattgttgcgTGGAAAcgcgtttaatgcatacctgattaggtctctgttgtccatttggtggcctatcgcatggagcccgttgaggatgtctttgatcctcatgtggagctgacttgctgtttctccttcctacatttttatattaaaaattttatttaacaacagatccctttttgttaccttagcatcgctagttccttcatgcagttctatcaatttatcccatagctctttcgcgttctgatgcggtccgacccagttcagctcttcccttgtcaatccgcattgtagcgtgttgatcgccttgttcttcgttgatgccttcttctttatgtctgaCCTCCATTgttcaggatccagtagattcccggagctGTCAACTGGTGCtttgtaggcttttgtgacgctgaGCCAGTGGTCGAAATTCGTCTTGAgatacacctccatccgcttcttccagtacgggaaatcattCCCTTTGAAcaggggaggtcgcactgtgctgaagccttcgatctgagacatcctgcacacaagagagtagcgacaaaaaaaaatcccaagacttggtcttggatttagtagtgcgggaagaaatagatttaataaagaaaactaaattggtgttgcaccaatttagattaactgcaacgaaaaaaaattccaaaaaggtaataataccagtttggaattatacgaaaaactgaaagccgaaagaagagaaaaaagattttaaaacagatcacccccttgtctgattggtggttgcatcaaatcagagcggtacctgctctgataccacttgttggatcgtgaatttcgatagaggggggggggagtgaatatcgatCTAAAATTTCGaacgagtacgcagcggaaagtacaAAAAAGAGACAAAGCTAACATAAaccatttttacttggttcggagcctttggcgactcctactccaaggcccgcacacaagggtgctttcgttgggcaatccactagcaattcgaagaatgttacaataatgaattacaggaatgctaataggaaaataaataccgacaaaatgaaaagaaataaactaaagaCGGCGCTTTATCGGAGTAGCCTcgcggcgtcgcaagagcacaagagagcagtctgagagttctgagttgtgttttgtgctccgcctttgaccctccttatataggaggttcggggcgcctagaaccttcagggcgcctcgaccatgacgtagccgacccaaccaggagcctccacgtgtcgacgccgcgatcaagataaaatttgcctccgggcgctcggacctgttctgggcgcccggacctattctgggcgcccggacctccgagcgcccggatcccctccgggcgcccggaccacctttctccagagaacatcttctcctgcaagacaaggttagtccgaggtaaatatataatgtatatcctacaaaacagagtattagcacagtttataatttgacagaaaagagtatgacttagattccgtctttccgagaccggaatctagtcacgatcttgacttagagttccgaaatggttctaagtcggatcagcgcctaagttcccttcccgggaacgcgtcctcacagtcactcccttccagtgacttacctttacttacctgccagacgtccggtcagcccttcgacccgtctggacttcgtgccagctatccggtcagtccgtcgacctagctggacttcgtgccaaatgtccggtcagcccttcgacccatttgaacttcgtgccagctatccggtcggcccgtcgacctagctgagcttcgtgccagacatccggtcagcccgtcgacctgtctggacttcgcctgcacactcgatcagagtgttagacaacgacaaaacctaacttaacctaatttgtcattcatcaaaacctatgttagaccgttagtgctaaccggaCCAACAATATCGTCTTATAGCAAtggcttgtttcctcattttgtcatatttgcCAAACATATCTGCATTCTTctctgcctcttcatcagatttatCTTCCATCAATTCTACAatatctctttcttcttccatttcatccacAACAATTTTTCTTTCCCCTTCCCCACAACATCAGGTTCTTTTACAACTTTTTTTCCATCTCCTGGACTTGAAACTTTctccgcaggctcacttatatgtatatttctacgttgcctcttaggtaaagttttgagccacaatagactatcaattggagtatccctgtaatcatagcgacttctgtcacgtcctctcctacttcttgttgtaacacctacaggttcaaattgaggatcgtctacagactcgctatattgagattccatacctttattttcaactattttaagtaattctttcaccctctcattcaattgcatgttctctattgttagctctttaattctgtttgcttgaataatgcaattacaacactCATTAATTTGGCTTCCTCCTTCAgtgacttcaatttgtgatgtctccattgcatgtggactgtCATCAAAGCCAACAAGGTTCTCAAACAATGAATTTTCATATTGggtagggattaggtcaatcaaaACCTGTAACAATACTAAAACACATGTTAAAATAAGAAtttttaaccaaactatagtcaaagtattcaaaatttacctcttcagaggAGATTTGATCAAACAATtacctcaccttactaatatgtgaaggaatattcctccacttatttattcttgctccttttattttgtatggtttttggattggagcatgctccaaaaaccatgcctgattcatCATCACAAGGGTTATCTATTCATAAATGTCcgcaaaatattaataaattcacataaattataaacttactgccaaaaagaccagcaaatccctttaggtaagggaggttggtgttagatTATTTTGTCCCAGTTaatgaaaatatgtccctaatcttaggtaattgtggagccataaattcatggatggcttcaacccagttgaatctagcaagattctcaaaatcatctactatatctataagacataaagagactttatatgtactagaagaaaataagacacaaacaaatatatacaaaatatagaatttgtaaaataataaaacattatcttcttcttcaaaacgattgccataaaatttaagcaactcctcaattcttgatctagtaacTTCTTTTTTATTTGAGAAGTATGTTAGAAAGAGATCACcggatgctttagttgaattcatcggaattgaagctcctcggtctgcaataccaagcaATAATGAAACATCTCTTCTTGTGAAGCCaaccggaacacctgaccaagttaaatgaTTATTAGACTTCTACCAACAAATACAAAAGTATCAGGCCCAACTTGGATCTGATACGCTGTCATATGAAGCACACGTTAGGCCTGCTATTGTATCGTATCATGttcacgttgggcttgatatggcatcgtatcagacccacgttgggcctgatatggcatCGTATCAGACCCACTATGGCTCTGATGTcatatcatatcaggcccacgtttagCCAAAGATTTAATTTTGCCATACAACTACTTTGTGATTAAAATACGAAATTATatattgtacctgagaatctaaaagtttgactacttgaatttgaaatatattgaccaaaatcccacggatgtgctgcatatcttgtatgtccaaaaaaatactaAAGGGGAACTGTTTGATCAGCgctatgtgtcggtcatgtaaaataacaaaCCCTTGatgcgttcctttcttcgtggatgcttcaaaaaaacttttaaagtgatctaggacactgttccaatgcagttttTTTCCAACGTCAACTGAACCCTAcactttataaaaattaaaacattatAATCATACTAGttgagcttctcaaaatcatagagtttgtaaaatgatacctttacagctaattgatgttGAGAGGATGATGATACACCCGATCGACTTCTTTGGGTCATTATGAGACGAGATGATTGACGTAAACCCTAGAACCCTTCACTGGCGCCTCGCGATCAGTCCTGGTTTTTGCCACCGAAATGCTTGATGTCGCTTGAAAAACACTCGAGGtcactaaactagggtttcacaagagAGAAGATTTCTCCACCGAATTGGATCTGCACTCGCATGTTACGAAGTAGGGAGGTAGACAATTGATCGAAGTTATCTTTTTTAAATCAAAGTTATTCAAAAAATGGTTCGGATGTCTCGGTACTTGACTACTGAACAGAGAAAATTGGCGGGAGGGTTATATTGGGTATTACATATCACTTATCTGTGCCTTTTGATATATACAAAATGATGATGCACCTTTTGGTAAATATATTATATCATGTATGTCTTCTTTTGATAAATTGCCCAAAGGACTTAGACTTCAATTGACTCGCAGGCAAACACATAATCCGTAGGGTATAAATCTGTaaaagatgaaaaaaaatatatcaaaaactaatttctGAAACTCGAATCTTCTCAATTTCTCTTTTCACTGACAACAACAGTGCACCAAATATACAATGAAGTCATTACAACCATCTAAAGTTTCAAATAAGTGAGAATGCATCAGCATTACATACAATTCACCAGTTTATCTGAAATTATTGTCGAATGACTCGCACCATGAAGATAATATACAATTGATTAGACCACTAATTAGTGACAGACATTGAAGTGTGCTAGCCAGAACCAGCAAATTGCACAGCTCATTGAAGTCGACTTCATGAGACTGGCTGCATTTTACATAAGCCGAAAAGAATTAGATAAACATTAAGTTAAAGTTTTGTATGGTGCAAATAACTAATTCTTCTGATGAATGAGAACTTTATAATAAATTATTAGGTCTCAGCAGGTGAGGAGGGCAATTGAATAGCCAgagcaaaattatttaaataataataataatgatatacACTAAGGGATTTAGTTGATAAGTCATAGCCATGAAATCTTAGGCCTAGAGGGGAAGGGGAATAAGAGAGGAAATCTATAGTTCTAATAATGAATTCACGTTCATTGTTTATGGCAAATAAAACATAGATGTAATTTATTTAGTAAGACAGCTAATAAAAAAACATAAGGAACATAGGATTTACTTTTGATTCTATCAACTTGAAAACAACTTTTGGCCATCATCAAATATTAGTATCCGGGGGCACTTGGGTGTAGCTCTAATAGATTATCAAATGAAAGGAAATAAACAAAGATGGAATAGATACGTGCAAAGGTGAACAATAGACTCTACAGTTTAAAGGTTGAATCCTAACATGGTTAACCACTGCAATCAGATCAACCTAGCATGATTAACCACTGCAATCAGATTATGTTTTCTGAGACGGTCAATGCTTCTGTTCTAGACTGCTACCAAAAAATTATTTAGATAAGCCTACATTATAGAGCATACAAAATTAAGTCTAGTATACAAATTGATTATCATAGTTATTCACTATAAAATTCAAATTTCCAACATTACGTTCAGGCCTTATTAAAACAAAATATGGGTCCATAATGAAATCATTTTCAAGATGATAACAATTTCATTCACAAAATCAACTAACTTACAAGAAGCACAAAATGCAGTTATCAAATAACTGCAAATTCAAGATAAGAACTGATCAGACAACTCAAAATTCCTGGTGATCCAACAAGCCAAAGCCCTTAGAAACAGCACAACTAAACAATTTAGAATTTTGATTACCAGATAGATAATGTACGTGGTCTACAAGATCTTCAAATAAGCTTTGTAGAAGAATATCATTGAATGTAGTTCATGAATCCTAGCACATCCAAGTTTAGTACTGAGAGATAGCATGGCAAAAGGATGCTTAATGTGTTGACTTTTTTTTTGTAGGGGATACATTTCAGTGCCAAAAACGATTTTCTGGCATTACCAAAAGTCCATATTTGATTTGTTATTTGATTATATCAATAAAGGGTGCTAGTCAtagtatttcatttttaatcataTGAAGAGAAAAAACAACGAACTTTGAAATTCATCTTCAAGAACGACAACATTAACCAACACTATTAGAAGAAATCAATGATTAATGGTGACCTTGTTAGTTCAAATGGGCACTGGAAAGATATTAGCAACTGTCAACAGAACTTTAATCATGGTAATGAGCATGTACAAGATCAATCATACCTCGTCTTTACACAGCGAGAATCGCCAACAGGGATTCGTGCTAAGCAAAATTCTCACTGATCTCATGTATCATGGTGGTGTCATCACTGCCATTCCTAGTTCCCATGGCTTCTCCATGCCTTTCCAATGGGCACTCTGATAAGAGCGTCTCCCCACTATCAGCCAGCTCTTCGTAAACCCGTTCCATCTCAAAAAGAGCCGCGTTCATGGCCTCTGATGTCGGAGGGCGAAAGAGACGGTACCTTCTCACTCGCCACAGGGCAGCCGTCAGCACTGTGGCTCCATCATTGGCCGCATTGGGCGCCAGCAAAAACGCTTCATCGTCTCCAACACCCTCCGCAGAGACAACCTGGCGGCGGACCGGTCCTCCGGCGCCACCATAAGATTCATCAGAGCATGGGAGTGGCGAGCGGCAGATGGGGCAGGAGTTGTGAAGGGAAAGCCAAGGTACGATGCAATCAGAGTGGTAGAGGTGGGAGCAAGGCAGGCGGCGAACGCAAGAGTGGAGGGAGAATTCATCCTTACAAACAGCGCATGAGGGGAGGGATCTATCGTCAGTGTCGCAGATGAGAACGGAGGGGAGGGCGTCGATGGAAGCGGCTGAGGCGGGATAGAGGCCGGAGCGATCTGGGTCGGGTGGAGGGAGGAGTGGGATCGATTCATCTCCGCCGCCGTCATCGGATTCGGGTAGGAGGAGGGGAAGGGACTGGGGAGAGTTGAATTCCATTTCTCGAAGGAGATCGGAGCGGGAGCAGCCGGGACAGATAAGAGGGGATtgagagaggaggagagtgatGCTCATGTCGCACTCATGGCACCAGTAGGTGAGGGGAAGGGAAGCGGCGGCAGCGGAAGTCATGGACTTTGTCTCTGCTCCTTTAGTCTCATCTATGACCATTCTCGCCTTCTTTCTCATACGTGTCATCTCAATAATAGCtctaataaaaaaacaaaacacgACTTCATATACCGTCGCTTTGGCCGAGTGGTTAAGGCGTGTGCCTGCTAAGTACATGGGGTTTCCCCGCGAGAGTTCGAATCTCTCAGGCGacgtacattttttatttttggaagacCACTAAAAATTAAATCCCTACTTCATTTTATATCAtttctaaatttcttattttTTCATAACCGTCGCTTTGGCCGAGTGGTTAAGGCGTGTGCCTGCTAAGTACATGGGGTTTCCCCGCGAGAGTTCGAATCTCTCAGGCGACGtgcaatttatttttgaaaagaccACGAACCAGCTAAAAATCAAATTCCCACTTCATTTTCTGTCATTTCTTATTTCTTTCAATCTACCATTGTATAATGGATAAATTCACCTGCAGTCCTCAATCATAAATTTATACCGTCTCTATTGATCAAAATTTTTATTTCCACTTTTTAGTCAAATATAATAGATACTAATTTACCTAATTATTCTTGATATTTCAAATATAAAAACTTCAAAAATgggtataatttttcttaaattcagcacattaaattagaattcagtatattttctatcaaattgagaacgactctttttccacttcaattagatgaaaaatatactagattttttttaaatgatattcaattgaatagaaaatatactagattttctttgaaTTGTGTtgaatttagaaaaaattatattaagtaCGAAAAAAGTCatgttcaatttgatagaaaatatactgaaatctaatttAAAGTCTCaaatttaaaaggaattatacttgtttttagaatttttttatacctaaaaaaatatgaggggtcaattttgatagaaatataCTGGATTCTAGTTTAAAATACTGAATTTTGATAGAAATACACTGGATTCTaatttaaagtgctgaatttaagagaaattatattcatttttgaaCTTTTGGTACTTAAAAAATCTGAAGGGCAATTAGGTAATGATATTTGCATGGGGAAGTTGAAGTAAATGAAACTTTACTTGTAGAAAGTACATGCAAAGATAAAATTgtgattagagatttttctctaatttactctTGTAtaatctctttaaaaattcttcagttttttttttattttattattattattattattattattattattaaactctatgttttttaatatatttttttactttttcttttttcacatttatttatatatatttttaaatgtttttttttctttttttacatttttttatttatttttattaattttttttacgtttttaatttttttccatttttcttttttttttctaaattttattacgttttttttatgtttttttattttttattttttatgtttttttattgtttatttttatatgttttttctattgttttattttttttattttttaacgtttctttattttttaacacttttctttttttttattttttaatgtttttttacattttttattattttttttacatttttctatttttatttttattttttcacatttttctcttattggagaatatttttagtaaaaaaaatcgttaacctcagaatcaagaaaaacctcagtttcCCGAGATTTTCTGATTCCggattgcatgccccttttgctgacatATCAGGCATGGAACATTATTCGGGAATCATCGCTTACCTAAATCCAGCAGagttttcgttgataaccttgaatgaataaccaaggttatcaagtgatccggtggtaaggacgggggaccctcgttggcggaaggtcaacgacacgtggaggtcaaaggtcaagagattcaaccctgagacccgaccgaccggactgaGAGGGCCGACCGGTCACCCGACCGACCGGAATGAGATGGACGACCGGCCAAGAATCCTCCGAGCCAaataaaagacaacccgactaggggttgGGTTTTCGaggctcaaggtaaaaaggttcagggccgagcgggctacccgttcggccggggcacaaggcaacgAAGACAGGCatgagcaatctcatccgagcatacgccCGAGACAGAAGTGATATGCCCgccgagcggccgaaccgctcggccctggaacagacaggaagcacaagaggacaaaggagacaggggataacatcatcctcgagacgtttGCCGCCAACaggcagcagagttggcggccgagccgtacacaggatcatacggtggaagcttccaccgtcacatccgggatatgctcggacgattgcggaatggcgccagaggtaaTTTTCTGACAggggcttgttaaggtatgtttgaggaagcgtgcacgcatagagaagcgtgctcgcgcctccccggggtcctatataaggacccccagacgtcgacgaaggtatgcgcaattcTCACGGTAGCCACAGTTACGttgcctctctcatttctcgttgcctgacttgagcgtcggagggccgtcgccgggaaacccctctcggctcggcttctt from Zingiber officinale cultivar Zhangliang chromosome 4B, Zo_v1.1, whole genome shotgun sequence includes:
- the LOC121975541 gene encoding E3 ubiquitin-protein ligase ATL41-like, coding for MVIDETKGAETKSMTSAAAASLPLTYWCHECDMSITLLLSQSPLICPGCSRSDLLREMEFNSPQSLPLLLPESDDGGGDESIPLLPPPDPDRSGLYPASAASIDALPSVLICDTDDRSLPSCAVCKDEFSLHSCVRRLPCSHLYHSDCIVPWLSLHNSCPICRSPLPCSDESYGGAGGPVRRQVVSAEGVGDDEAFLLAPNAANDGATVLTAALWRVRRYRLFRPPTSEAMNAALFEMERVYEELADSGETLLSECPLERHGEAMGTRNGSDDTTMIHEISENFA